From the Vibrio alginolyticus NBRC 15630 = ATCC 17749 genome, one window contains:
- a CDS encoding sensor histidine kinase, whose translation MYETKLDALVQRYFNHLERRLTVLSGSVLIEQAGYNDRLYYVLSGELAGYYAEDDKKPIQVFSASQGAFIGVHSFFSGTWTASSTVIAQTDVELAWIQRDTPAVEEAIYGPLTTQFMPVMVNELSRRQRRAMQEALAKEKALQKLHTAEQMTTLGQLAAGIAHELNNAIGVVSSKSERLETVIMELLEEVHPEASQFFDFGLMQGQKVSSSEARKRGRHFEKYYGLTKEVARDLARAVPNNFLSEHWLKRPEEAIRFWQMGRDLHDLRIASKHTVGIVRSVKQLGRTDIDLDEAININDSINRALALLQSDLRRVSVRFSPADLPAFIGSQTELVQVWVNILKNACDALGETEKPGIEIHTRESKGKILVTIANNGPEIDEATRRKIFRPNFTTKKGGLSFGLGLGLSIVKRIIAGYNGSIVVKSDSEKTIFRIKLPVEGEHGEA comes from the coding sequence ATGTACGAAACGAAGTTAGACGCGTTAGTACAACGCTACTTTAATCACCTTGAACGCCGATTAACAGTTTTATCCGGGTCGGTGCTTATTGAGCAAGCTGGCTACAACGATCGCTTGTACTATGTGCTGTCGGGAGAACTGGCGGGCTATTACGCGGAAGATGACAAGAAACCGATTCAGGTATTTTCTGCGTCTCAAGGTGCGTTTATTGGCGTACATAGTTTCTTTTCTGGTACGTGGACTGCCTCTTCGACAGTGATTGCTCAAACCGATGTTGAATTGGCTTGGATACAGCGCGATACGCCCGCCGTGGAAGAGGCGATATACGGACCATTGACGACACAATTTATGCCTGTGATGGTTAACGAATTATCTCGTCGTCAACGGCGCGCAATGCAAGAGGCATTGGCTAAAGAAAAAGCACTACAAAAGCTTCATACCGCAGAGCAAATGACAACGTTGGGGCAGCTTGCAGCGGGTATTGCTCATGAGTTGAACAATGCGATAGGCGTTGTAAGCAGTAAATCAGAACGGCTAGAGACAGTTATCATGGAACTGCTTGAAGAAGTTCATCCGGAAGCGAGTCAATTTTTTGATTTTGGTTTAATGCAAGGGCAGAAAGTCTCTTCTAGCGAAGCGAGAAAGCGGGGGCGCCACTTCGAAAAATACTACGGTTTAACCAAGGAGGTTGCTCGTGATCTTGCACGTGCCGTTCCAAATAACTTCCTTTCAGAACATTGGCTAAAAAGACCAGAAGAAGCGATACGTTTCTGGCAAATGGGGCGAGATCTGCATGACTTACGCATCGCTTCTAAACATACCGTTGGCATTGTGCGATCCGTAAAACAATTGGGGCGCACGGATATCGACTTGGATGAAGCGATTAACATCAATGATTCAATCAATCGCGCCTTGGCTCTATTGCAAAGTGACTTAAGACGAGTGAGTGTTCGTTTTAGCCCTGCGGATTTACCTGCTTTTATTGGTTCTCAAACCGAACTCGTCCAAGTTTGGGTAAATATATTAAAGAATGCGTGCGATGCACTTGGTGAAACGGAGAAACCCGGTATCGAAATACATACTCGGGAGAGTAAGGGTAAAATTTTGGTCACGATTGCTAACAACGGACCAGAAATTGATGAAGCGACACGTAGAAAAATTTTCCGGCCAAACTTCACCACTAAAAAGGGGGGATTGTCGTTTGGTTTAGGGTTAGGTCTGTCGATTGTGAAGCGCATTATCGCCGGATATAACGGCTCTATTGTAGTAAAGAGCGACAGTGAAAAAACGATTTTTAGAATCAAGTTACCAGTAGAGGGTGAACATGGAGAAGCTTAA
- a CDS encoding GNAT family N-acetyltransferase: MLSIRCYRTEDAPTLWALFYHTVRIINRRDYTESQVSAWAPSDFDLDVWQRKMDDIQPYVAEIEGQVVGYCDLQGDGLIDHFFCHHEYQGQGVGRDLMSFLFSQAKVQGIKRLYSEVSITARPFYEKMGFTVKSRQRVEVRGETLTNFMMEKYI; the protein is encoded by the coding sequence ATGCTCTCAATACGCTGCTATCGCACCGAGGATGCCCCAACACTGTGGGCACTCTTTTACCATACTGTGCGAATCATTAATCGTCGCGATTACACGGAATCACAAGTTTCCGCTTGGGCACCATCAGATTTTGACCTCGATGTGTGGCAACGCAAAATGGACGATATTCAACCCTATGTCGCGGAGATAGAAGGGCAGGTCGTTGGCTATTGTGATTTGCAAGGTGACGGCTTGATTGATCATTTCTTTTGCCATCATGAATACCAAGGACAAGGTGTTGGTCGTGATTTGATGTCTTTTCTTTTTTCACAGGCGAAAGTACAGGGGATAAAACGACTGTATTCTGAAGTGAGTATTACCGCCCGACCTTTTTACGAGAAAATGGGTTTCACAGTTAAGTCTCGACAACGTGTTGAGGTTAGGGGAGAAACCTTAACTAACTTTATGATGGAAAAGTATATTTAA
- a CDS encoding SLC13 family permease — protein sequence MRPYLKYVAPTLIPLLVWLMPLSAFPFDGITIVQQRVIAIFLLAALCWVFEPIPIYATSVVIIVLELLLVSNKGIVLFRLQEGQPHFGELLQYNEIMATFASPIIMLFLGGFFLAMAATKYRLDVNLARVLLKPFGQKPKFVMLGLMLITAVFSMFMSNTATTAMMLSILTPVIAVFGPKDPGRIAFALCIPVAANIGGIGTPIGTPPNAIALKYLVGDNLITFGEWMVFGVPFVIVMMALAWFLIGFLYKAEQTTIDLNIKSKFLKTPKAIMVYVTFVGTIILWLMGSAHGMNSYTVALIPVAVFSLTGIINKEDLKKISWDVLWLVSGGIALGLALDKTGLAKLVVHSIPFDQFSPYVVLFGAAFLCLLMANFMSHTATANLLMPIMAALGTSMASLTPLGGEVTLILVVTFAASLGMSLPISTPPNALAHATGHVESGQMARIGAVLGVIGVLLSFVMVWILHTVGHIG from the coding sequence ATGCGCCCTTATCTCAAATACGTTGCTCCAACATTGATACCATTGCTTGTTTGGTTGATGCCTCTCTCTGCGTTCCCATTTGATGGCATTACTATCGTCCAGCAAAGAGTGATTGCAATCTTCTTGCTTGCCGCACTTTGCTGGGTATTCGAGCCAATTCCAATCTACGCCACTTCGGTTGTGATCATTGTCCTAGAGCTATTGCTTGTATCAAATAAAGGTATTGTGCTCTTTCGCTTGCAAGAAGGGCAGCCACATTTTGGTGAGCTATTACAATACAACGAGATAATGGCGACCTTCGCTAGTCCGATTATCATGCTCTTCCTCGGCGGTTTCTTTTTGGCTATGGCGGCGACAAAGTACAGGTTAGATGTCAACTTAGCCCGAGTGTTACTCAAACCATTTGGACAAAAACCAAAGTTCGTTATGCTGGGGTTGATGCTGATCACCGCTGTTTTTTCCATGTTTATGTCAAACACCGCAACAACAGCGATGATGTTGTCCATTTTAACCCCTGTGATAGCAGTTTTCGGGCCTAAAGACCCAGGTCGAATTGCATTCGCTTTGTGTATTCCTGTTGCGGCCAACATTGGTGGCATTGGTACTCCAATCGGCACGCCACCGAATGCCATCGCCCTAAAATATTTGGTTGGTGACAACTTAATTACGTTTGGTGAATGGATGGTATTTGGTGTGCCATTCGTTATTGTGATGATGGCGTTAGCCTGGTTTCTGATTGGCTTTTTGTATAAAGCCGAACAAACCACCATCGATCTGAACATTAAAAGCAAGTTTTTGAAAACACCCAAAGCAATAATGGTTTACGTCACCTTTGTCGGCACGATTATTCTTTGGTTGATGGGTTCTGCACATGGAATGAATTCTTACACAGTAGCATTAATTCCGGTCGCAGTGTTCTCATTGACGGGCATCATCAACAAAGAAGACTTGAAGAAAATCTCTTGGGATGTGCTTTGGTTGGTGTCAGGCGGTATTGCTCTGGGCCTTGCTCTAGATAAAACCGGGCTTGCGAAGCTGGTGGTACACAGCATTCCGTTTGATCAGTTCTCGCCATATGTTGTCTTGTTTGGTGCGGCTTTCTTGTGCTTGTTAATGGCAAACTTTATGTCGCATACAGCCACCGCAAACTTGCTGATGCCGATTATGGCTGCGCTGGGTACTTCTATGGCTTCGCTAACGCCTCTCGGCGGTGAAGTTACTCTGATCTTGGTCGTGACATTTGCCGCTTCACTCGGTATGTCGTTACCAATCAGTACGCCACCAAACGCGTTAGCTCATGCAACAGGGCATGTCGAGAGCGGCCAAATGGCTCGTATCGGTGCCGTGCTAGGCGTGATTGGCGTATTACTCAGCTTTGTGATGGTGTGGATTTTACATACTGTTGGGCATATTGGATAA
- a CDS encoding response regulator produces MEKLNVICVDDQREVLSAVLQDLEPLNQWLNVEDCESAGEALELMDEFDAEGEMIALIISDHVMPGKTGVELLTDVSKDGRFGFTRKVLLTGQATHTDTINAINSAGIDRYFEKPWQASQLIECVRNLVTQYIFDVGLDYTQYHEHLDQSVVFERLR; encoded by the coding sequence ATGGAGAAGCTTAATGTAATTTGCGTTGATGACCAACGAGAGGTACTAAGCGCGGTTCTACAAGATTTAGAGCCGTTAAATCAGTGGTTGAATGTCGAAGACTGCGAATCAGCAGGTGAGGCTCTAGAACTGATGGATGAATTTGATGCAGAAGGCGAGATGATCGCATTGATTATTTCCGATCATGTGATGCCAGGTAAAACGGGAGTAGAGCTGCTGACCGATGTATCAAAAGACGGTCGTTTTGGCTTTACGAGGAAAGTGCTTCTTACCGGGCAAGCGACGCACACCGATACGATTAATGCGATCAACTCCGCAGGCATTGACCGCTACTTTGAAAAACCATGGCAAGCAAGCCAATTAATAGAGTGCGTTAGAAACCTGGTGACCCAATATATCTTTGATGTGGGCTTAGATTACACTCAGTATCACGAACATTTAGATCAGAGTGTGGTGTTTGAACGCCTACGTTAA